A DNA window from Pseudomonas sp. B21-056 contains the following coding sequences:
- a CDS encoding Crp/Fnr family transcriptional regulator has translation MNSHPWHSHLMAGHWYSHLPASLQDSLLDMSRVRRLLPGHRLFQRGDPPCGLYAVLEGAVRVGSVNEHGKEALLSVVEAPHWFGEICLFDGQPRTHDALAVGQCTLLHLPQATLLAFLDQHPAYWRHLALLMSHKLRLTFINLEHLSLMPAPARVAHRLLLIAEGYGEIEPARQVLQLSQEQLALMLSLSRQTTNQILKDLQAQGILHLGYGEIEILDIGRLRVFTAI, from the coding sequence ATGAATTCGCACCCCTGGCATTCGCACCTGATGGCCGGCCACTGGTACAGCCATTTGCCCGCCTCGTTACAGGATAGCCTGCTGGACATGTCGCGGGTGCGCCGCCTGTTGCCGGGGCATCGGCTGTTCCAGCGCGGCGATCCACCGTGCGGCCTGTACGCCGTGCTGGAGGGCGCGGTGCGGGTCGGCTCGGTGAATGAACACGGCAAGGAAGCGCTGCTGAGCGTGGTGGAAGCGCCCCACTGGTTCGGTGAAATCTGCCTGTTCGACGGCCAGCCACGCACCCATGATGCGCTGGCCGTGGGGCAGTGCACGCTGCTGCACCTGCCCCAGGCGACGTTGCTGGCCTTCCTCGACCAACACCCGGCCTACTGGCGGCATCTCGCGTTGCTGATGAGCCACAAACTGCGCCTGACCTTCATCAACCTCGAACACCTGAGCCTGATGCCTGCCCCGGCACGCGTTGCCCATCGCCTGCTGCTGATCGCCGAAGGCTACGGCGAAATCGAACCGGCGCGTCAGGTCCTGCAACTGTCCCAGGAACAACTGGCGCTGATGCTCTCGCTGTCACGCCAGACCACCAACCAGATCCTCAAGGACTTGCAGGCCCAAGGCATTCTTCACCTCGGTTATGGCGAGATCGAGATTCTTGATATCGGGCGGTTGCGGGTTTTTACCGCGATTTGA
- a CDS encoding cytochrome C: protein MRMEVSRHGPLGCALFGVLLCPFASAAPSLSPQIPFDVTATQPISLASLQGNFDELSWQTFIALNWPALDNGNPNTGTTIGKQDGATVWESWKESYQIFRAKGQTPLPWDAPATLPEVCKQLKPGRLLQQMGKVPDMLDEFIQPFDSGPLVDQNGAYTRNEIVVNQSMFNGIVDNGLYSIEGQQKFFAAKKTNTVAFSCGSNDTSEVGSVMVKASWKVLGANDRPQDFHTVDALVYTPGNSDPSHGPIVEESCASQSVGLVGLHIVHKTANAPQWVWSTFEHVNNVPEQSTPVAQRKGPYLFYNASSDSPVNHPPPRPWNPAVKATPSQIVREVPLTGPTNDLNAHYQALLRTANPQSVWANYQLVSTQWPSATPPPNCQISAANPLGNPAPPFLANATLETYIQGTTPQASSSCMACHGNAATHVTESPRTSFADFTYLLERAQSTSGQGAKQ from the coding sequence ATGAGAATGGAAGTCAGTCGGCATGGCCCGCTGGGCTGTGCCTTGTTCGGCGTTTTGCTGTGCCCCTTCGCCAGCGCCGCCCCCTCGTTGTCGCCGCAGATACCCTTCGATGTCACGGCTACTCAACCTATCTCCCTGGCCAGCCTGCAAGGCAATTTCGATGAACTGTCGTGGCAGACCTTCATCGCCCTGAACTGGCCGGCCCTGGACAACGGCAATCCCAATACCGGCACCACCATTGGCAAGCAGGATGGGGCCACGGTCTGGGAAAGCTGGAAAGAGAGCTACCAGATTTTCCGCGCCAAGGGCCAGACACCCTTGCCCTGGGATGCGCCGGCGACGCTTCCCGAGGTGTGCAAGCAGCTCAAGCCTGGGCGGTTGCTGCAGCAGATGGGCAAGGTCCCCGACATGCTGGATGAGTTTATCCAGCCCTTCGATAGCGGCCCGCTGGTGGATCAGAACGGCGCTTATACGCGCAACGAAATCGTGGTCAACCAATCGATGTTCAACGGGATCGTCGACAACGGTCTGTACAGCATCGAAGGCCAGCAGAAATTCTTTGCCGCGAAAAAGACCAACACCGTGGCGTTCAGCTGTGGCTCCAACGACACGAGCGAGGTCGGCTCGGTGATGGTGAAGGCATCCTGGAAGGTACTGGGCGCCAACGACCGTCCGCAGGATTTCCACACGGTCGACGCGTTGGTCTATACGCCGGGCAACAGCGACCCGAGCCACGGGCCGATAGTCGAGGAGTCGTGTGCGTCCCAGTCGGTCGGTCTGGTGGGCTTGCACATCGTCCATAAGACCGCCAACGCACCGCAGTGGGTCTGGTCGACCTTCGAGCACGTGAACAACGTGCCGGAGCAATCCACACCGGTGGCGCAGCGCAAAGGCCCGTACCTGTTCTACAACGCCTCCAGCGACAGCCCGGTCAACCATCCTCCGCCACGGCCATGGAATCCGGCCGTCAAGGCGACGCCTTCGCAGATCGTGCGCGAAGTGCCGCTGACCGGGCCCACCAACGACTTGAACGCCCATTACCAGGCCCTGTTGCGCACGGCCAACCCGCAGAGTGTCTGGGCCAACTATCAGTTGGTCAGCACCCAATGGCCGAGCGCCACGCCGCCACCGAACTGCCAGATTTCAGCCGCCAACCCGCTGGGCAATCCCGCTCCCCCGTTCCTGGCCAACGCCACGCTGGAAACCTACATACAGGGCACCACGCCCCAGGCATCTTCCAGTTGCATGGCCTGTCATGGCAACGCAGCCACCCATGTCACCGAATCCCCGCGTACCAGCTTCGCGGACTTCACCTATTTGCTCGAACGCGCGCAGTCCACTTCCGGACAAGGAGCCAAACAATGA
- a CDS encoding GMC family oxidoreductase — protein sequence MSTEQAEVVIVGAGLAGSIVAYQLAMAGVEVLVLESGPEIPVNRAQYLERFYTTTLKTPESPYPPVTSLDPPRDPAGQNAPRATIADLILGWDNPKVSYLVQKGPMPFTSTYERVGGGTTWHWVGTSLRMVPNDFRLKSLYNVGVDWPIGYDDLQSAYCRAEAEIGVSANVADQAYLGITFPEGYAFPMHSIPLSMVDGSFVAAVTGQTFDGLPLVVSPTPAGRNSEPYAGRRVCAGNTNCTPICPIQAKYDATVTMTKALATGKVKVLYRTVASKVTVGADNNVSGVEFMQYQLGDGPVTGTGVALGQRYVIAAHAIETPKLLLNSATPAWPKGVANSSGQVGRSLADHPIYLAWGLMPEGKAIFPYRGPLSTAGIESLRDGAFRSQRAAWRIEIGNEGWNWPANDPYNTVADFIDGTNNNCVNPVNPNQDPKAPSEALYGTALVQKLNDIFIRQFRIAFLVEQVEDDPDNAKCYIVPSADYKDLLGIPRPEIHYELSKYTQKGFLEAKRLATHIIKDLLGAVELTQPLKPGTFTYNEPMSFQGAGHLMGTYRMGSDPAKSVVDKDQRSWDHKNLFLVGDGVFPSSGTSNPSLTIAALSFQAGDTLANDLRAAAAVVVADKAWQGTGVQIDGVVPRRARWILGFWNASPDSGWVDGKGNPNYTAKSGYTLPGAAEGALIGRVGDNGTPFLIGDLAQIPTGEKGELQLCINDDLNGEYGAGLSDNQGALTVGIEFGTL from the coding sequence ATGAGTACTGAACAAGCCGAAGTGGTGATCGTTGGCGCCGGACTGGCCGGCAGCATTGTCGCCTATCAACTGGCCATGGCCGGGGTGGAGGTGCTGGTGCTCGAGTCGGGACCGGAGATCCCGGTCAATCGGGCTCAATACCTGGAGCGGTTCTACACGACCACGCTGAAAACCCCGGAATCGCCCTATCCACCCGTCACCAGCCTGGACCCGCCCCGTGACCCGGCCGGGCAGAACGCCCCACGTGCGACCATCGCCGACCTGATCCTGGGCTGGGACAATCCAAAAGTCAGTTACCTGGTGCAGAAAGGCCCGATGCCCTTCACCAGCACCTATGAGCGAGTGGGCGGCGGGACCACCTGGCACTGGGTCGGAACGAGCCTGCGCATGGTGCCGAACGATTTTCGCCTGAAATCCTTGTACAACGTCGGGGTGGACTGGCCTATCGGCTACGATGACTTGCAGAGCGCCTATTGCCGGGCCGAAGCGGAAATCGGCGTCTCGGCCAACGTCGCCGACCAGGCGTACCTGGGCATAACCTTTCCCGAAGGCTACGCCTTCCCGATGCACAGCATTCCGTTGTCGATGGTTGACGGCAGTTTTGTCGCGGCGGTGACGGGGCAGACCTTCGACGGCTTGCCGCTGGTGGTCAGTCCGACACCGGCTGGACGCAACTCCGAGCCCTACGCGGGACGCCGGGTGTGTGCCGGCAATACCAACTGCACACCGATCTGCCCGATCCAGGCCAAGTACGACGCCACGGTGACGATGACCAAGGCCCTGGCCACCGGCAAGGTCAAGGTGCTGTACCGAACCGTGGCGAGCAAAGTGACCGTGGGTGCGGACAACAATGTCAGCGGTGTGGAGTTTATGCAGTATCAATTGGGTGACGGACCGGTCACCGGCACTGGCGTGGCCCTCGGCCAACGTTATGTGATCGCCGCCCATGCCATCGAAACCCCCAAGCTGTTGCTCAACTCCGCCACGCCCGCCTGGCCCAAGGGCGTGGCCAACAGCAGTGGTCAGGTGGGACGCAGCCTGGCCGACCACCCGATCTACCTGGCGTGGGGCCTGATGCCTGAAGGCAAGGCGATTTTTCCGTACCGCGGTCCCCTGTCCACCGCGGGTATCGAGAGTCTGCGAGACGGTGCCTTTCGCAGTCAGCGAGCGGCGTGGCGCATTGAAATCGGCAATGAGGGCTGGAACTGGCCGGCCAACGATCCCTACAACACGGTGGCCGACTTCATCGACGGCACGAACAACAACTGCGTCAACCCGGTGAACCCGAACCAAGATCCCAAAGCCCCTTCTGAAGCGCTTTATGGAACAGCGCTGGTGCAGAAACTCAACGACATCTTCATCCGTCAGTTCCGTATCGCGTTTCTGGTAGAGCAGGTGGAAGACGATCCCGATAACGCCAAGTGCTACATCGTGCCGTCCGCCGACTACAAGGACCTGCTCGGCATTCCCCGGCCGGAAATCCACTATGAACTGTCCAAGTACACCCAGAAGGGGTTCCTGGAGGCAAAACGGCTGGCCACTCACATTATCAAAGACCTGCTTGGCGCCGTGGAGCTGACCCAGCCTCTTAAGCCGGGGACGTTCACTTACAACGAACCTATGAGCTTCCAAGGTGCCGGGCACCTGATGGGCACCTATCGCATGGGCAGTGACCCGGCCAAATCGGTGGTCGACAAAGACCAGCGCAGTTGGGATCACAAGAACCTGTTCCTGGTGGGCGATGGTGTTTTCCCCAGCAGCGGGACCTCGAATCCGAGCCTGACCATCGCGGCGTTGTCGTTCCAGGCCGGGGATACCCTGGCCAATGACTTGAGGGCCGCGGCGGCGGTAGTTGTGGCGGACAAGGCCTGGCAGGGAACTGGCGTGCAGATCGACGGTGTCGTGCCGCGTCGTGCCCGCTGGATTCTGGGCTTCTGGAACGCTAGCCCGGACAGTGGATGGGTGGATGGAAAAGGTAATCCGAACTACACCGCCAAGTCCGGTTATACCTTGCCGGGTGCTGCCGAAGGTGCCTTGATCGGCCGTGTCGGCGACAACGGAACCCCGTTCCTGATCGGCGATCTGGCGCAGATTCCGACTGGGGAGAAAGGCGAGCTGCAACTGTGCATCAACGATGACCTGAACGGGGAGTACGGGGCGGGGCTGAGTGATAACCAGGGCGCGCTGACGGTGGGGATCGAGTTCGGCACCCTATAA
- a CDS encoding DUF962 domain-containing protein has translation MKSLVDHLSQYATYHRDPRNIASHFIGIPLIFVAVAVLLSRPAWPVGAVLVSPALLVAAASAWFYLRLELRLGVLMTLLLGLAVWLGQVLAAQSTSVWLGSGLGMFVVGWVIQFVGHYYEGRKPAFVDDLTGLIVGPLFVVVEAGFLLGLRSELKQAIEERAGPVALRNQRSAA, from the coding sequence ATGAAAAGCCTCGTCGATCATCTCAGTCAATACGCCACCTATCACCGCGACCCGCGCAATATCGCCAGCCACTTCATTGGCATTCCGCTGATTTTCGTTGCCGTCGCCGTGCTGCTGTCACGGCCGGCCTGGCCAGTGGGTGCAGTGCTGGTGTCGCCGGCGCTGCTGGTCGCGGCGGCCAGTGCCTGGTTCTACCTGCGCCTGGAGTTGCGCCTGGGTGTGCTGATGACGCTGCTGTTGGGCTTGGCCGTGTGGCTGGGGCAGGTATTGGCCGCGCAAAGCACATCGGTATGGCTGGGCAGTGGCCTGGGGATGTTTGTGGTGGGCTGGGTGATTCAGTTTGTCGGCCACTATTACGAAGGCCGCAAACCGGCGTTCGTCGATGACCTGACCGGGTTGATCGTCGGGCCGTTGTTCGTGGTGGTCGAGGCAGGATTCCTGCTGGGACTGCGCAGCGAGCTGAAGCAGGCCATCGAGGAACGCGCCGGCCCGGTGGCCTTGCGTAACCAGCGCTCGGCCGCCTGA
- a CDS encoding sulfate/molybdate ABC transporter ATP-binding protein has protein sequence MSIEVRNVSKNFNAFRALDDISLDIRSGELVALLGPSGCGKTTLLRIIAGLETPDQGNIVFHGEDVSGHDVRDRNVGFVFQHYALFRHMTVFDNVAFGLRMKPKGQRPTESQIATKVHELLNMVQLDWLADRYPEQLSGGQRQRIALARALAVEPKVLLLDEPFGALDAKVRKELRRWLARLHEDINLTSVFVTHDQEEAMEVADRIVVMNKGVIEQIGSPGEVYENPASDFVYHFLGDSNRLHLGEDRHVLFRPHEVSLSRSELEDHHAAEVRDIRPLGATTRVTLKVEGQSELIEAEVVKDHDSLVGLAKGETLFFKPKVWQKVANL, from the coding sequence ATGTCGATCGAAGTGCGTAACGTCAGCAAGAATTTCAACGCGTTCAGGGCCCTGGACGACATCAGTCTGGACATCCGGAGCGGTGAGCTGGTGGCGCTGCTGGGCCCGTCGGGCTGCGGCAAGACCACGCTGCTGCGGATCATCGCCGGCCTGGAGACCCCGGACCAGGGCAACATCGTCTTTCACGGCGAGGATGTCTCCGGCCACGATGTGCGTGATCGCAACGTCGGCTTCGTGTTCCAGCACTACGCCTTGTTCCGCCACATGACGGTGTTCGACAACGTCGCCTTCGGCCTGCGCATGAAACCCAAGGGCCAGCGCCCGACCGAAAGCCAGATCGCGACCAAGGTTCACGAGCTGCTGAACATGGTGCAACTGGACTGGCTCGCCGACCGCTACCCCGAGCAACTCTCCGGTGGCCAGCGCCAGCGTATCGCCCTGGCCCGCGCACTGGCGGTAGAACCCAAGGTGTTGCTGCTGGACGAGCCTTTCGGTGCCCTCGATGCCAAGGTCCGCAAGGAACTGCGCCGCTGGCTGGCGCGGCTGCACGAGGACATCAACCTGACCTCGGTGTTCGTGACCCATGACCAGGAAGAAGCCATGGAAGTCGCTGACCGCATCGTGGTGATGAACAAGGGCGTGATCGAGCAGATCGGCTCGCCGGGCGAGGTGTATGAAAACCCCGCCAGTGATTTCGTGTATCACTTCCTTGGTGACTCGAACCGCCTGCACCTGGGGGAAGACCGGCATGTGCTGTTCCGTCCCCACGAAGTCTCGCTGTCGCGTTCTGAGCTGGAAGATCACCACGCCGCCGAAGTGCGGGACATTCGTCCGCTGGGCGCAACAACTCGGGTGACCTTGAAAGTGGAGGGCCAGAGTGAACTGATCGAGGCTGAAGTGGTGAAGGATCACGACAGCCTGGTGGGATTGGCGAAGGGTGAGACGCTGTTCTTCAAGCCGAAGGTCTGGCAGAAGGTCGCCAACCTTTAA
- a CDS encoding type II toxin-antitoxin system HipA family toxin, which translates to MADEQGLDRLQVSVSETAVGTLGRGQMRSDSVFSYAANTTEEQSVSLTMPARLESYDWESGVPPIFEMNLPEGALRDELVRRFSKAVRGFDDFSMLSIVGPHQLGRVGIGRLRSEVGPPETSLADLLVHDGAEGLFEDLLHTYGQYSGVSGVQPKVLVRDSGTAIDRLTHRGATHLIKAFRSDEFPELAANEFFCMRAALHSGLEIPELELSERGKFLIVKRFDLPGPGNYLGFEDFCVLNGAPSRTKYDGSYEGAARQIKAFVSPHLLNQALESLFKIVALSAGLKNGDAHLKNFGVLYDHCGADASIRLAPAYDIVSTAVYIRNDNMALLLGGSKAWPKHKMLTRFGRSACNLTEGRCNELIEQVIHGMDLARVEMRHYMSANERFRATGEAMTEAWTAGLQRSLKPSVD; encoded by the coding sequence ATGGCTGACGAGCAAGGACTGGACAGGTTGCAGGTCTCGGTCAGCGAAACGGCCGTTGGCACTCTTGGGCGGGGTCAGATGCGCAGCGACTCGGTATTTTCTTATGCTGCCAACACGACTGAAGAACAGTCCGTTTCGCTGACCATGCCCGCGCGTCTTGAAAGCTATGACTGGGAATCAGGGGTACCGCCGATTTTCGAAATGAATTTGCCCGAAGGTGCCTTGCGTGACGAGTTGGTTCGTCGTTTCAGCAAAGCGGTCCGAGGTTTCGATGACTTTTCCATGCTTTCCATCGTGGGACCCCATCAACTGGGTCGGGTTGGTATCGGTCGCTTGCGGAGCGAGGTCGGACCGCCCGAAACCAGTCTGGCGGACTTGTTGGTGCATGACGGGGCCGAAGGGCTGTTCGAGGATCTGCTGCACACTTATGGGCAGTATTCCGGTGTCTCGGGAGTACAACCCAAGGTTCTGGTGCGTGACAGTGGGACGGCAATCGATCGGTTGACCCATCGGGGGGCCACGCATTTGATCAAGGCTTTTCGCTCCGACGAGTTCCCGGAACTGGCCGCGAATGAGTTTTTCTGCATGCGGGCCGCCCTGCACTCGGGGCTTGAGATCCCCGAACTCGAGTTGAGCGAACGCGGAAAATTTCTGATCGTGAAGCGCTTTGATTTACCGGGGCCCGGGAATTATCTTGGTTTTGAGGATTTCTGTGTGCTCAACGGCGCACCATCCAGGACCAAGTACGACGGCTCATATGAAGGAGCGGCCCGGCAGATCAAGGCATTCGTCTCACCTCATTTACTCAATCAGGCGCTGGAGTCCTTGTTCAAGATCGTTGCACTCTCGGCCGGCCTGAAAAATGGCGATGCACATCTGAAGAATTTCGGAGTGCTATATGACCATTGCGGCGCGGATGCGTCTATCAGGCTTGCGCCAGCCTATGACATCGTCAGCACTGCAGTGTATATCCGCAATGACAACATGGCGTTGTTGCTGGGCGGCTCAAAAGCCTGGCCAAAGCACAAAATGCTTACACGGTTTGGTCGTTCGGCGTGCAACCTGACCGAAGGACGCTGTAATGAGCTGATAGAGCAAGTGATCCATGGGATGGACCTTGCTAGGGTGGAAATGCGCCATTACATGAGTGCTAACGAACGGTTCAGAGCAACCGGGGAAGCCATGACAGAGGCTTGGACGGCCGGGCTCCAACGCAGCCTCAAGCCCTCGGTCGACTGA
- a CDS encoding helix-turn-helix domain-containing protein produces the protein MKTLGELIRRLRKERNLSQEALAAQYGMSRATISGIENNTIPEVGIRKVEAILNGFGYELAAIARPSKRPTLDSLKKESFHG, from the coding sequence ATGAAAACGCTCGGTGAATTGATCAGGCGACTCCGTAAAGAGCGGAATCTCTCCCAAGAGGCTTTGGCAGCTCAATACGGTATGAGCCGTGCCACGATTTCGGGTATCGAGAACAACACCATTCCTGAAGTTGGGATCCGTAAGGTCGAAGCGATCCTCAATGGTTTTGGCTACGAGTTGGCCGCCATTGCTCGACCCTCGAAACGTCCAACGCTCGACTCGCTGAAAAAGGAGTCTTTCCATGGCTGA
- the cysW gene encoding sulfate ABC transporter permease subunit CysW produces the protein MSQSSISATSTNAARRGSATSRRVLIGFGWLFFALFLLLPLFIVVSQGLKLGLGAFFSAIFEPDALSALKLTVIAVLISVPLNLVFGVSAAWCVSKYSFRGKSMLVTLIDLPFSVSPVIAGLVYVLMFGAQGLFGPWLSDHDIQIVFALPGIVLATIFVTVPFVARELIPLMQEQGTQEEEAARLLGANGWQMFWHVTVPNIKWGLIYGVVLCTARAMGEFGAVSVVSGHIRGVTNTLPLHVEILYNEYNHVAAFAVASLLLILALFILLLKQWSENRINRLRASAAEE, from the coding sequence ATGTCCCAATCGTCTATTTCCGCGACCTCCACCAACGCCGCCCGCCGCGGCAGCGCGACGTCGCGACGAGTCCTGATCGGCTTTGGCTGGTTGTTCTTTGCGCTGTTCCTGCTGTTGCCGCTGTTCATCGTGGTGTCCCAGGGCCTGAAGCTCGGCCTGGGGGCATTCTTCAGCGCGATCTTCGAACCCGACGCGTTGTCGGCGCTGAAGCTCACGGTGATCGCGGTACTGATTTCGGTGCCGCTGAACCTGGTGTTCGGGGTCAGCGCCGCCTGGTGCGTGAGCAAGTATTCGTTCCGTGGCAAGAGCATGCTGGTGACCCTGATCGACCTGCCGTTCTCGGTTTCGCCGGTGATTGCCGGCCTGGTCTACGTGTTGATGTTCGGTGCCCAGGGCCTGTTCGGGCCGTGGCTGTCGGACCACGATATCCAGATCGTGTTTGCGCTGCCGGGTATCGTGCTGGCGACGATTTTCGTCACCGTGCCGTTCGTGGCCCGTGAGCTGATCCCGCTGATGCAGGAGCAGGGCACCCAGGAAGAAGAGGCCGCGCGCCTGCTGGGCGCCAATGGCTGGCAGATGTTCTGGCATGTCACCGTGCCGAACATCAAGTGGGGTCTGATCTATGGCGTGGTGCTGTGCACCGCCCGGGCCATGGGCGAATTCGGCGCGGTGTCGGTGGTGTCCGGGCACATTCGCGGAGTGACCAACACCCTGCCGCTGCACGTCGAGATCCTCTACAACGAATACAACCACGTGGCCGCGTTCGCTGTGGCGAGCCTGTTGCTGATCCTGGCGCTCTTCATCCTGCTGCTCAAGCAGTGGAGCGAAAACCGAATCAACCGCCTGCGCGCCAGCGCCGCGGAGGAATAA
- a CDS encoding sorbitol dehydrogenase produces the protein MSTDLDNFVGLSSALTGIPIARLAPQLDPIGLPPLFLNYVTPRITTDVLNPLLTQYATLAADKVPPDKIAQQVLVTTQPTPNSVLAARSIMKLWFLGVWYQPYDAGNYKKGDSAVVSDQAYINSWAWKAAQAHPMGYSESFFGYWNEQPPSLEDLTGVPATASSDAQQGDRS, from the coding sequence ATGAGCACTGACCTGGACAATTTCGTCGGCCTGTCATCGGCCCTGACCGGTATTCCCATCGCGCGCCTGGCGCCACAGCTCGACCCGATAGGTCTGCCACCACTCTTTCTCAATTACGTCACCCCACGCATCACCACCGATGTGCTCAACCCGTTGCTGACGCAGTACGCCACGTTGGCGGCCGACAAGGTGCCTCCGGATAAGATCGCCCAGCAGGTGCTGGTCACTACGCAACCGACCCCCAACTCCGTGCTGGCGGCGCGTTCAATCATGAAGCTCTGGTTCCTGGGTGTCTGGTACCAACCGTATGACGCGGGGAATTACAAGAAGGGTGACTCGGCGGTGGTGTCCGACCAGGCGTATATCAACAGCTGGGCCTGGAAAGCTGCCCAGGCTCACCCAATGGGCTACAGCGAATCGTTCTTTGGCTACTGGAACGAACAGCCGCCGAGCCTCGAGGACTTGACCGGCGTACCCGCCACCGCATCCTCCGATGCACAACAAGGAGACCGGTCATGA